Proteins from one Amycolatopsis endophytica genomic window:
- a CDS encoding TetR/AcrR family transcriptional regulator: MRPSPVRERILAAADEFFYAEGIRAVSADRIIAAAEVSKVTFYRHFPTKDDLVLAYLDGRSAVERGVVEHLRSTHADDACAALVAIAQAVADTSCASGFRGCPFINAAAEYADPGHPVRRAIVAHRDWFAGVLTDLIAELGVVDSPQVVDRLLMLRDGAMVGGYLGSSSAPRAETLIGAGRAVIDAARR; encoded by the coding sequence GTGCGCCCCTCACCGGTGCGGGAGCGGATTCTGGCCGCGGCCGACGAGTTCTTCTACGCGGAGGGCATCCGCGCGGTCAGCGCCGACCGGATCATCGCGGCGGCCGAGGTCAGCAAAGTCACCTTCTACCGCCACTTCCCCACGAAGGACGACCTGGTGCTCGCCTACCTCGACGGCCGGTCGGCGGTCGAGCGCGGTGTGGTCGAGCACCTGCGGTCCACGCACGCGGATGACGCCTGCGCGGCACTCGTCGCCATCGCGCAGGCGGTCGCGGACACCAGCTGCGCGTCCGGGTTCCGCGGCTGCCCGTTCATCAACGCCGCCGCCGAGTACGCCGACCCCGGCCATCCCGTCCGGCGCGCCATCGTCGCCCACCGTGACTGGTTCGCCGGAGTTCTGACCGACCTGATCGCCGAACTCGGGGTCGTGGATTCACCCCAGGTCGTCGACCGGCTCCTCATGCTGCGCGACGGCGCGATGGTCGGCGGTTACCTCGGCTCTTCGTCGGCCCCGCGCGCCGAGACGCTGATCGGCGCCGGGCGCGCGGTGATCGACGCGGCCCGGCGCTGA
- a CDS encoding alpha/beta fold hydrolase, with translation MKFGHRLRPVAATVALGAAAVLALGVVPSSATETTEVQGRDSAKPTVVLVHGAFADAAGWDGVIGELQRDGYPVLAVANPLRGLAADSAYLRSVLDTVPGPVVLVGHSYGGAVITNAATGSANVTALVYTAAFAPDAGENLNQFSDPARYPGSELTPDALVIRPYPGGIDATIDPARFRDIFAADLPRPEVVKMAARQRPVSVAALGEPSGAPAWKTIPSWYLVSTQDKAISPVAQRFFAQRAGAHTVEIRASHVGYISHPDITSRLIESAARSAR, from the coding sequence GTGAAGTTCGGACATCGACTCAGGCCGGTCGCGGCCACGGTCGCGCTCGGGGCGGCCGCCGTGCTCGCGCTCGGCGTCGTTCCGTCCTCGGCGACCGAGACCACGGAGGTCCAGGGACGCGACAGCGCCAAGCCCACGGTCGTGCTGGTGCACGGCGCCTTCGCCGACGCCGCCGGCTGGGACGGGGTGATCGGCGAGTTGCAGCGTGACGGCTATCCGGTGCTCGCCGTGGCGAACCCCTTGCGTGGTCTCGCCGCCGACTCGGCTTACCTGCGCAGCGTCCTCGACACCGTGCCGGGTCCGGTGGTCCTGGTCGGCCACTCCTACGGCGGCGCGGTCATCACCAACGCCGCGACCGGCTCGGCGAACGTCACAGCGCTCGTCTACACCGCCGCGTTCGCCCCGGACGCGGGCGAAAACCTCAACCAGTTCTCCGACCCCGCGCGGTACCCGGGAAGTGAGCTCACCCCGGACGCGCTGGTCATCCGCCCGTACCCCGGCGGGATCGACGCCACCATCGATCCGGCTCGGTTCCGCGACATCTTCGCCGCCGATCTGCCGCGGCCGGAGGTCGTGAAGATGGCCGCGCGGCAGCGCCCGGTGTCCGTGGCCGCGCTCGGGGAGCCCTCCGGTGCTCCGGCCTGGAAGACCATCCCCAGCTGGTATCTGGTGTCCACACAGGACAAGGCGATCTCGCCGGTGGCGCAGCGGTTCTTCGCCCAGCGCGCCGGGGCGCACACCGTGGAGATCAGGGCCTCCCACGTCGGATACATCTCGCACCCGGACATCACGTCCCGGCTGATCGAATCCGCCGCCCGTTCCGCCCGCTGA
- a CDS encoding organic hydroperoxide resistance protein, translating to MSDTLYTGIATSTGDGRAGGRARTNDGLLDLSLAIPKEMGGPGGATNPEQLFAAGWASCFHSALKAVAAQRKVRVADSAVVAEVRVHPTPQGGFSLSAALHVELSGVDQSTADQLVEAAHAVCPYSNATRGNIPVTVDATVA from the coding sequence ATGTCCGACACCCTCTACACCGGAATCGCGACCTCGACCGGCGACGGCAGGGCGGGAGGACGGGCCCGGACCAACGACGGGCTTCTCGACCTCTCGCTGGCGATCCCCAAGGAGATGGGCGGCCCCGGCGGCGCGACCAACCCCGAGCAGTTGTTCGCGGCAGGCTGGGCCTCGTGCTTCCACTCCGCGCTGAAGGCGGTTGCCGCGCAGCGGAAGGTGCGCGTTGCCGACTCCGCCGTGGTCGCCGAAGTCCGGGTGCATCCGACACCGCAGGGCGGCTTCAGCCTCAGTGCCGCTCTGCACGTCGAGCTGTCCGGAGTGGACCAGAGCACGGCGGACCAGCTCGTCGAAGCGGCCCACGCGGTGTGTCCCTACTCCAACGCCACTCGCGGCAACATCCCGGTCACGGTCGACGCCACCGTCGCCTAG
- a CDS encoding helix-turn-helix transcriptional regulator codes for MISTSSRLLHLLSLLSSRPSWTAGELARRMSITERTVRRDIARLRELGYDVTSDPGRWGGYRLSDGGKQVPLVLDDEESLAVSVALREAAQTGVIGDDQAALSAFLKLRQLLPARVASRLGAMDDVFEHTTRVCGQPLSPGMLAGLARVCRRCERIELAYRNMRGVDSVREVDPYRLVFTGNRWYLVARDVARDTWRTFRADRVVEARPTGRAVSFDDPPDAARFVAEMLTSDYPLYATVRLPLPLADAMRLVPPTAGVHRVDGPDSTIVEVGGQDTESLAIYLVRLGTPLTVLAPGSVREEVRRRALALADSNTVAGAADSPPRPDR; via the coding sequence GTGATCAGTACTTCCTCGCGGCTGCTGCACCTGCTGTCGCTGTTGTCGTCGCGTCCCAGCTGGACCGCTGGCGAGCTCGCGCGGCGGATGAGCATCACGGAGCGAACCGTTCGCCGCGACATCGCGCGGCTGCGGGAGCTCGGGTACGACGTGACGTCCGACCCGGGCCGCTGGGGCGGCTACCGGCTGTCCGACGGCGGCAAGCAGGTACCGCTGGTGCTCGACGACGAGGAGTCGCTCGCGGTCAGCGTGGCCTTGCGCGAGGCGGCGCAGACCGGGGTGATCGGGGACGACCAGGCCGCACTGTCCGCATTCCTGAAACTGCGCCAGCTGCTGCCCGCGCGCGTGGCCTCCCGGCTCGGCGCCATGGACGACGTCTTCGAGCACACCACGCGGGTCTGCGGTCAGCCCCTCTCCCCGGGCATGCTGGCCGGGCTGGCGCGGGTCTGCCGCCGCTGCGAGCGGATCGAACTCGCCTACCGGAACATGCGGGGCGTCGACAGCGTGCGCGAGGTCGACCCGTACCGCCTGGTGTTCACCGGCAACCGGTGGTACCTGGTGGCCCGCGACGTCGCCAGGGACACGTGGCGGACCTTCCGCGCGGACCGGGTGGTCGAGGCCCGCCCGACCGGTCGCGCGGTGAGCTTCGACGATCCGCCGGACGCGGCGCGGTTCGTCGCCGAGATGCTCACCAGCGATTACCCCCTCTACGCCACGGTGCGCCTGCCGCTGCCCCTGGCCGACGCGATGCGCCTGGTTCCACCCACCGCCGGCGTGCACCGGGTGGACGGACCGGACTCCACGATCGTGGAGGTCGGCGGCCAGGACACGGAGTCCCTGGCAATCTACCTGGTGCGGTTGGGCACCCCGCTGACCGTGCTCGCGCCCGGCTCCGTCCGGGAAGAGGTCCGGCGCCGTGCCCTCGCGCTGGCGGACAGCAACACCGTGGCCGGGGCGGCGGATTCGCCGCCCCGGCCGGATCGCTAG
- a CDS encoding nuclear transport factor 2 family protein codes for MPSRADVDSWIERCVHAWTTSDRNDLAALFTSGAEYHEWPYETHWIGRDDIIEGRQDRADWQCNGWTFAWDVLMITGGTAAVRGLGTYPEFGVFGNLWTLTFAPDGRGDVFRRWNNAAPD; via the coding sequence ATGCCGAGCCGCGCAGACGTCGACAGCTGGATCGAGCGCTGCGTCCACGCCTGGACGACGAGCGACCGGAACGACCTCGCAGCGTTGTTCACCAGCGGCGCCGAGTACCACGAATGGCCGTACGAGACACACTGGATCGGCCGGGACGACATCATCGAAGGCCGGCAGGACCGCGCTGACTGGCAGTGCAACGGCTGGACGTTCGCCTGGGACGTCCTGATGATCACCGGAGGCACCGCGGCGGTTCGCGGTCTCGGCACCTACCCGGAGTTCGGCGTGTTCGGCAACCTGTGGACCCTGACCTTCGCCCCGGACGGCCGGGGCGACGTGTTCCGCAGGTGGAACAACGCCGCGCCGGACTGA
- a CDS encoding saccharopine dehydrogenase family protein, with protein sequence MSGRLLIYGATGYTGRLVVARAVEIGLDVVVGGRDPGRVGALAGALGVDGRAFEVDDAPAARDALTDADCLLNVAGPFRHTARHLMDASIESGVHYLDTTAEFTTFALAESKGDAAARASVMVMSGVGWDVVPSDCLALHTARRVPGAEKLTVALRVTGGFSRGSLASSAGIEELGALVRRNGELTQLDAAETRAFDFGNGPENCVPAPMGDLITGARSTGIGNIEVFLGTDGGFPDVDDSVAGPTAEERARGRYLALAEVTGRGGQVARSLIDTPTGYTFTQLSSVEIARRVLGGHFAVGFQSPASVYGAGLAAGIADTRIVDL encoded by the coding sequence ATGAGCGGACGACTCCTCATCTACGGCGCGACCGGGTACACCGGCCGGCTCGTCGTGGCGCGAGCCGTGGAAATCGGCCTCGATGTCGTCGTGGGCGGCCGCGATCCAGGGCGGGTGGGCGCGCTGGCGGGCGCCCTGGGCGTCGACGGCCGGGCGTTCGAAGTCGACGACGCTCCCGCCGCGCGCGATGCGTTGACGGACGCCGACTGCCTGCTCAACGTCGCCGGTCCGTTCCGGCACACCGCTCGTCATCTGATGGACGCGTCCATCGAATCCGGCGTGCACTACCTCGACACGACCGCCGAGTTCACCACCTTCGCCCTGGCCGAGTCCAAAGGGGACGCAGCGGCACGCGCGAGCGTCATGGTGATGTCGGGTGTCGGCTGGGACGTGGTTCCCAGCGACTGCCTCGCCCTGCACACCGCCCGCCGGGTTCCCGGTGCCGAGAAGCTCACCGTCGCGCTGCGCGTGACCGGCGGGTTCTCCCGTGGCTCACTCGCGAGCTCGGCCGGAATCGAAGAACTGGGTGCCCTGGTGCGCCGGAACGGCGAACTCACGCAGCTCGATGCGGCCGAAACCAGGGCGTTCGACTTCGGCAACGGCCCGGAGAACTGCGTGCCCGCCCCGATGGGGGACCTGATCACCGGCGCCAGGTCGACGGGCATCGGGAACATCGAGGTCTTCCTCGGCACGGATGGAGGCTTCCCGGACGTGGACGACTCCGTCGCGGGCCCCACCGCCGAGGAACGCGCCCGGGGCCGCTACCTGGCGCTGGCCGAGGTGACCGGGCGCGGCGGGCAGGTGGCGCGGTCGTTGATCGACACGCCGACCGGCTACACGTTCACCCAGTTGAGTTCCGTGGAGATCGCCCGGCGGGTCCTCGGCGGGCACTTCGCCGTCGGCTTCCAGAGCCCGGCCTCGGTCTACGGCGCGGGCCTGGCGGCCGGCATCGCCGACACCAGGATCGTCGACCTCTGA
- a CDS encoding GyrI-like domain-containing protein: MSSTDDEGKHDMNQPTDHFTASDEPEIARIEASRYLSVRGDGRPGTGAFYARKSLAEGAARELRRVRPDAAWMPEDSTEIAYWYDEEIHGHVGIADFYSAAPLEHLHFRVLVQVPDDVTSDDLATARRNLDVPARTAGTEPELWSTAGGTVVQVTHHGPFAEEYDTLRRLGEFADRNGLKRSGPHHEIHLDPFSEGSPQEGLRTILRDWVAVAPAG, encoded by the coding sequence ATGTCGTCAACCGATGACGAAGGGAAGCACGACATGAACCAGCCCACCGATCACTTCACAGCCTCCGACGAACCGGAGATCGCACGGATCGAGGCGTCGCGGTACCTCTCCGTGCGCGGCGACGGTCGTCCCGGCACCGGCGCTTTCTACGCCCGCAAATCCCTCGCCGAAGGCGCGGCCCGGGAGCTCCGCCGGGTCCGGCCGGACGCCGCGTGGATGCCCGAGGACAGCACGGAGATCGCGTACTGGTACGACGAGGAGATCCACGGGCACGTCGGCATCGCCGACTTCTACTCCGCCGCCCCCCTCGAACACCTGCACTTCCGCGTGCTGGTCCAGGTGCCCGACGACGTAACCAGCGACGACCTCGCCACCGCGCGCCGGAACCTGGATGTGCCGGCGCGGACCGCCGGAACCGAACCGGAACTGTGGAGCACGGCAGGGGGCACCGTGGTCCAGGTCACGCACCACGGACCGTTCGCCGAGGAGTACGACACGCTCCGCCGGCTGGGTGAGTTCGCGGACCGCAACGGTCTCAAGCGCAGCGGACCGCACCACGAGATCCACCTCGACCCGTTCTCGGAGGGCAGCCCGCAGGAAGGACTCCGCACCATCCTGCGTGACTGGGTGGCAGTCGCACCCGCCGGCTGA
- a CDS encoding helix-turn-helix transcriptional regulator, with translation MISASARLLRLLSVLSTRPEWTSDELAHRLDVHERTVRRDIAKLRELGYGIESAPGPFGGYRLGAGSRMPPLSLDDEEALAVAIALRQAAWEGPASAGEPALTALIKLQQSLPRRVGDRLRALDATVEHAGQRGPARWGHADPQVLLGLANACREGARVRLSYLDRRDVETLRDVEPQRLVRSAHRWYLVAWDRDRNDWRTFRVDRARDIAVTGRAAPDRRVADAAALVDAAITSTPYEVHAEVEFPLPLEEVQAIVPATVAEHHAAGERLTISRIGGPSAPWLSAYLIRLGVPLRVIGPQEVRHAVVEHARTVLTLHDDSGRDLS, from the coding sequence GTGATCAGCGCCTCCGCCCGACTGCTGCGCCTGCTGTCGGTGTTGTCGACCCGTCCGGAGTGGACGAGCGACGAGCTCGCCCACCGTCTGGACGTGCACGAACGCACGGTGCGCCGCGACATCGCCAAACTGCGCGAACTCGGCTACGGCATCGAATCCGCTCCGGGGCCCTTCGGCGGGTACCGGCTGGGCGCAGGTTCGCGGATGCCACCGCTGAGCCTCGATGACGAGGAGGCGCTGGCGGTCGCCATCGCGCTGCGGCAAGCGGCGTGGGAGGGTCCCGCCAGTGCGGGAGAACCGGCGCTGACGGCGCTGATCAAGCTTCAGCAATCATTGCCCCGCCGGGTCGGCGACCGGCTGCGCGCATTGGACGCTACGGTCGAGCACGCCGGGCAGCGCGGGCCGGCGCGCTGGGGGCACGCTGATCCGCAGGTACTGCTGGGCCTGGCCAACGCCTGCCGCGAAGGTGCCCGGGTACGGCTGTCCTACCTGGACCGCCGCGATGTCGAAACCCTGCGCGACGTGGAGCCTCAGCGGCTGGTTCGCAGCGCGCACCGCTGGTACCTCGTCGCCTGGGACCGCGACCGGAACGACTGGCGCACCTTCCGCGTGGATCGTGCCCGCGACATCGCCGTCACCGGCCGCGCCGCGCCGGACCGGCGGGTCGCCGACGCGGCCGCGCTCGTCGACGCCGCCATCACGAGTACGCCCTACGAGGTCCACGCCGAAGTCGAGTTCCCGCTCCCGCTGGAGGAGGTGCAAGCGATCGTGCCGGCCACCGTCGCCGAGCACCACGCCGCGGGCGAGCGGCTGACGATCTCCCGGATCGGCGGCCCCAGCGCGCCCTGGCTGTCCGCCTACCTCATCCGGCTCGGCGTCCCACTCCGGGTCATCGGCCCGCAGGAAGTCCGGCACGCGGTCGTCGAGCACGCGCGCACCGTGCTCACGCTCCACGACGATTCCGGGCGGGATCTGTCCTGA
- a CDS encoding SDR family NAD(P)-dependent oxidoreductase: MGQLDGRTAVVTGGSAGIGLAAAKRFAAEGAHVYVTGRRAPALASAVGEIGPRATAFQGDVSEIADLDRLAATISATGERIDVLLANAGGGSFRTLENVTEEHFDEIFRTNVRGLVFTVQKLLPLLVDGASVILTGSTAAFTGTPSFGVYGASKGAVHAIARVWANELSDRRIRVNTLVPGYIETPGILAGAGEDQAAKDEARRQLSAGVPLGRLGSADEAADAALFLAGDQSTFMTGAELVVDGGESRRR; encoded by the coding sequence ATGGGACAACTGGACGGCAGGACGGCCGTGGTCACGGGCGGCAGCGCCGGAATCGGACTGGCAGCGGCCAAACGGTTCGCCGCCGAAGGCGCGCACGTGTACGTGACCGGGCGGCGCGCGCCGGCGCTGGCGTCCGCCGTCGGGGAGATCGGGCCGCGCGCCACCGCGTTCCAAGGTGACGTGTCGGAGATCGCCGACCTCGACCGGCTGGCCGCGACGATCTCGGCGACGGGGGAGCGGATCGACGTGTTGCTGGCCAACGCGGGCGGTGGCTCCTTCCGCACGCTGGAGAACGTCACCGAGGAGCACTTCGACGAGATCTTCCGGACGAACGTGCGCGGTCTGGTGTTCACCGTGCAGAAACTGCTGCCCCTGCTGGTGGACGGCGCTTCGGTGATCCTCACCGGTTCCACGGCGGCGTTCACCGGAACCCCTTCCTTCGGTGTGTACGGGGCGTCCAAGGGCGCGGTGCACGCCATCGCCCGCGTGTGGGCGAACGAACTCAGCGACCGCCGCATCCGGGTCAACACCCTGGTGCCCGGATACATCGAGACCCCGGGGATCCTCGCCGGCGCGGGTGAGGACCAAGCCGCGAAGGACGAGGCGCGCCGCCAGTTGAGCGCGGGTGTGCCGCTCGGGAGACTCGGCAGTGCCGATGAGGCCGCCGACGCAGCGCTGTTCCTGGCCGGCGACCAGAGCACCTTCATGACGGGTGCGGAACTCGTCGTGGACGGAGGGGAAAGCCGGCGCCGCTGA
- a CDS encoding LysR family transcriptional regulator, with amino-acid sequence MDREQLYRLDLNLLLAFDALMAECSVTRAAERMSVGQPAMSASLSRLRRFFDDPLLVREDRSLVPTTRALQLIEPLRDALDLVESTIRSGRRFDPGADHRQFTLMASDYVLLILLGPLLAELEVEAPNLRFTVRPIAADFGEQVSRSQLDLLIFPDELVPEDLQASSEKLFTDRLVCAVDRDHPEIGERITEEQFRTLPYVSFAGTSLRTISELRFRELGIDRPIEIGTQSFVIQPFMLRGTRLMALLHERLGRYFAERAGIRLLDPPFTIGTMTESMFWSPRAETDPAHRWLRNRVARAAAALQP; translated from the coding sequence GTGGATCGTGAGCAGCTGTATCGGCTCGACCTCAACCTGCTGCTGGCGTTCGACGCGTTGATGGCCGAGTGCAGTGTCACGAGGGCGGCCGAGCGGATGTCGGTCGGGCAGCCGGCGATGAGCGCGTCGTTGTCCCGGCTGCGGCGGTTCTTCGACGACCCGCTCCTGGTCCGGGAGGACAGGTCGCTCGTGCCGACCACCCGGGCGCTGCAGCTGATCGAGCCTCTCCGTGACGCGCTGGACTTGGTCGAGTCGACGATCCGGTCCGGTCGGCGGTTCGATCCTGGGGCCGATCACCGCCAGTTCACGCTGATGGCCAGCGACTACGTCTTGTTGATCCTGCTCGGACCGCTGCTGGCCGAGCTCGAGGTCGAGGCGCCGAACCTGCGCTTCACCGTCCGCCCGATCGCGGCGGATTTCGGCGAGCAGGTCAGCCGCTCGCAGCTGGATCTGCTGATCTTTCCCGACGAACTGGTGCCTGAGGACCTTCAGGCGAGCTCGGAGAAGCTGTTCACCGATCGGCTGGTGTGCGCTGTCGACCGCGACCATCCGGAGATCGGGGAACGGATCACCGAGGAGCAGTTCCGGACATTGCCCTACGTGTCCTTCGCCGGGACCTCGTTGCGCACGATCAGCGAACTGCGGTTCCGCGAGCTGGGCATCGATCGTCCGATCGAGATCGGCACGCAGAGTTTCGTGATCCAGCCGTTCATGCTCCGCGGCACCCGGCTCATGGCGCTGCTGCACGAGCGGCTCGGCCGGTACTTTGCCGAGCGGGCCGGGATCCGGTTGCTCGATCCGCCGTTCACGATCGGCACGATGACCGAGTCGATGTTCTGGTCGCCGCGCGCCGAGACGGACCCTGCCCACCGGTGGCTGCGCAACCGAGTCGCACGGGCGGCCGCCGCGTTGCAGCCCTGA
- a CDS encoding VOC family protein, with protein MGLGVPDFREAVEFYRSAWGLQVVDEDSDVVFFGTPANPEAYIVRVRKDPAKRVDLIAFAAESASAVDELAQRLGSAGITLVREPDKLGTPGGGYGFRFFDPDGRLIEVSSDVAPRPWRALEPRESVPQKLSHVVVNSPDVVATKRFYETHLGFRLSDWLEDKMCFMRVRSDHHILAIAQGPHTSLNHVSFEMRGLDEFMRGTGRLIRQGRDPVWGPGRHSAGDNTFSYFTDPVGNVVEYTTELERIDDDEAWEPRTFSAAPEVADQWGTGGPFEPMIPAMHNSPDQGLWTPAPL; from the coding sequence GTGGGTCTCGGTGTCCCGGATTTCCGGGAAGCAGTCGAATTCTACCGTTCCGCATGGGGCCTGCAGGTCGTCGACGAGGACTCCGATGTGGTGTTCTTCGGTACCCCTGCCAATCCCGAGGCCTACATCGTGCGCGTCCGCAAGGACCCCGCGAAGCGTGTGGACCTGATCGCGTTCGCCGCGGAGAGCGCGTCGGCGGTGGACGAGCTGGCGCAGCGGCTGGGGTCGGCCGGCATCACCCTGGTGCGGGAGCCCGACAAGCTCGGCACGCCCGGTGGCGGTTACGGGTTCCGGTTCTTCGACCCGGACGGCCGTCTCATCGAGGTCTCCAGTGACGTCGCACCACGTCCGTGGCGGGCGCTGGAGCCGCGGGAATCGGTTCCGCAGAAGCTCAGTCACGTGGTCGTCAACTCGCCCGATGTCGTGGCGACCAAGCGGTTCTACGAGACGCATCTGGGTTTCCGCTTGTCGGACTGGCTGGAAGACAAGATGTGTTTCATGCGCGTCCGGTCCGATCACCACATTCTCGCGATCGCTCAGGGCCCGCACACCTCGTTGAACCATGTGTCCTTCGAGATGCGCGGTCTCGACGAGTTCATGCGCGGGACAGGGCGGCTCATCCGGCAGGGCCGCGATCCCGTGTGGGGGCCGGGCCGGCACAGTGCGGGAGACAACACCTTCTCCTATTTCACCGACCCCGTCGGCAATGTCGTGGAATACACCACCGAGCTCGAACGAATCGACGACGACGAGGCCTGGGAACCACGCACGTTCTCCGCGGCCCCGGAAGTCGCCGACCAGTGGGGCACCGGCGGCCCCTTCGAACCGATGATCCCGGCCATGCACAACTCCCCTGACCAGGGGCTGTGGACCCCTGCACCGCTGTGA
- a CDS encoding FAD-dependent oxidoreductase codes for MTKALIVGGGISGLATAMVLSRQGIEVDLVERQPQVEALGSGITLIAPALRALDRLGVYADCVGQGYGVTDFEIYEVDGTLAERFPLPSPVGTDQPGLLGMMRPTLHTILLDHATNEGTVVRTGVAPVHIEQRPSAADVTFNNGEHGHYDLVIGADGIRSTVRELLFEPLTPRPLGQGIFRVVLPRPAEVTAEVQFHPAGDVTVGFTPTAPDRMYMYCLFPIDDGYRPEKEELVDLVRARIAPFGGVVAEIRDAVKDVDQIHYTRFETVLAPDPWFRGRTVLLGDAAHCTTPHLAAGAAMCLEDAVVLGEELAAAATVDDALRAYCTRRFDRCKYVVETASLLSHWQTHPDTPGADHSRVMGEAFERLAGPF; via the coding sequence ATGACGAAAGCTCTCATCGTCGGCGGTGGAATCAGCGGGCTGGCTACGGCAATGGTGTTGTCGCGCCAGGGCATCGAGGTCGATCTGGTCGAACGGCAGCCCCAGGTCGAAGCGCTCGGCAGCGGTATCACGTTGATCGCACCCGCGCTGCGCGCACTCGACCGGCTCGGTGTGTACGCGGACTGCGTCGGCCAGGGGTACGGCGTCACCGACTTCGAGATCTACGAGGTCGACGGCACCTTGGCCGAACGGTTCCCGCTGCCGTCGCCGGTCGGCACCGACCAGCCGGGGTTGCTGGGCATGATGCGCCCGACCCTGCACACGATCCTGCTCGACCACGCGACGAACGAAGGCACAGTCGTGCGCACCGGCGTCGCGCCGGTCCACATCGAACAGCGCCCGAGCGCGGCCGACGTCACCTTCAACAACGGAGAGCACGGCCACTACGATCTGGTCATCGGCGCCGACGGCATCAGGTCCACCGTCCGCGAGCTGCTCTTCGAGCCGCTGACCCCGCGACCCCTGGGGCAAGGCATCTTCCGGGTGGTGCTGCCCCGGCCGGCCGAGGTGACCGCGGAAGTGCAGTTCCACCCAGCCGGCGATGTCACGGTGGGATTCACGCCCACCGCGCCGGACCGGATGTACATGTACTGCCTGTTCCCGATCGACGACGGCTACCGGCCGGAGAAGGAGGAGCTGGTCGATCTCGTCCGGGCACGGATCGCACCGTTCGGCGGCGTGGTGGCGGAAATCCGGGACGCCGTCAAGGACGTGGACCAGATCCACTACACCAGGTTCGAGACCGTCCTCGCGCCGGACCCGTGGTTCCGGGGCCGGACGGTCCTCCTCGGCGATGCGGCGCACTGCACCACACCGCACCTGGCCGCGGGAGCGGCGATGTGCCTGGAGGACGCGGTCGTGCTCGGTGAGGAACTGGCCGCCGCGGCGACGGTCGACGACGCTTTGCGCGCCTACTGCACGCGCCGCTTCGACCGCTGCAAGTACGTGGTCGAGACCGCGTCCCTGCTGAGCCACTGGCAGACCCACCCCGACACGCCAGGGGCCGACCACTCGCGCGTCATGGGCGAGGCGTTCGAGCGACTGGCCGGCCCGTTCTGA
- a CDS encoding cyclase family protein: MGTEYVDDDTRLLHQYIDKCSNWGRWGPDDQLGALNLVGPEEVRRAAALVRKGIPISLTLPYDQAGPQPGGFRDNPQLLVTASGTDHVSGAQDQLPGGFGPARGFGFSDDVLVMPTQCGTQWDSLSHIFWEGKMWNGRSAGQVTSGGAAANGIENYTGRVVMRGVLVDLPAHRGVESLEPGEPITPDAIEEVLAAHDVTVRPGDALLVRTGFMAARRGHWGDYAGGPAPGLSLHTAPWLREHDIAAVATDTWGVEVRPNEIGYFQPLHIVSLVHGGIAFGEMFDLDALAADCAADGVHEFMFVASPLPITGGSGAPVSAVAIK, from the coding sequence ATGGGTACCGAATATGTCGACGATGACACACGCCTGTTGCACCAGTACATCGACAAGTGCTCGAACTGGGGTCGCTGGGGACCCGATGATCAGCTCGGTGCGCTCAACCTGGTCGGCCCGGAGGAGGTCCGCCGCGCCGCCGCGCTGGTGCGCAAAGGGATTCCGATCTCGCTGACCCTGCCCTACGACCAGGCCGGGCCACAACCCGGCGGTTTCCGCGACAACCCACAGCTGCTGGTCACCGCTTCCGGTACCGATCATGTGTCCGGGGCGCAGGATCAGCTGCCGGGCGGGTTCGGCCCGGCGAGGGGCTTCGGGTTCTCCGACGACGTGCTCGTCATGCCGACGCAGTGCGGCACGCAATGGGACTCGCTGTCGCACATCTTCTGGGAAGGCAAGATGTGGAACGGGCGCTCGGCCGGACAGGTCACCAGCGGCGGCGCCGCGGCCAACGGCATCGAGAACTACACCGGCCGCGTCGTGATGCGCGGGGTGCTGGTGGATCTGCCGGCCCACCGGGGAGTCGAATCGCTGGAGCCGGGCGAGCCGATCACACCCGATGCGATCGAGGAGGTGCTCGCGGCGCACGACGTCACCGTGCGCCCGGGAGACGCCCTCCTCGTGCGTACCGGGTTCATGGCCGCGCGCCGGGGTCACTGGGGTGACTACGCCGGTGGCCCGGCGCCAGGGCTGTCACTGCACACGGCGCCATGGCTGCGTGAGCACGACATCGCGGCCGTCGCCACCGACACCTGGGGCGTGGAGGTACGGCCCAACGAGATCGGATACTTCCAACCCCTGCACATCGTCTCGCTCGTGCACGGCGGCATCGCTTTCGGGGAGATGTTCGACCTCGACGCGCTCGCCGCGGACTGCGCCGCGGACGGCGTGCACGAGTTCATGTTCGTGGCCTCGCCCTTGCCGATCACCGGTGGCTCCGGTGCCCCGGTGAGCGCGGTGGCGATCAAGTAA